The following proteins are encoded in a genomic region of Dyadobacter sp. UC 10:
- a CDS encoding RagB/SusD family nutrient uptake outer membrane protein, with amino-acid sequence MQVKIKFLAAIGALMLMQGCSEDFLDRPPLDALTSGNFYKTDAEILAGTAPLYNIVWFDFNDKANMAFQEARAGNLNSNDRTAYIKHAIPSTDVNTLLPGYKSFYKIIAQSNNAYKAIKEATGSTASAAVKAQGLGECRFMRATAYYYLVTNWGAVPIVYDNVAQLNEAPVRNRIEDVWKLVIQDYRFAAESLPATADQGRLTKYSAEGMLARMYLMRAGLNQNGTRNQSDLDSAKYYAGDVITKSGRTLAPTYGELFESANHNASKNNPESLFSLQWMPVSNPWGVNNSFQAYFAYDANITTTGDGWGAAQGLSADLVKYFTENPADSLRRKAIAMFDSDVYPNIQKATGGLKYVRPAQLSAIKKYIVGSPADNGGLGGFMAANINSYMLRLAEVYLIYADAVLGNAATTSDAKALEYFNAVRKRAGMPNKTSLTFEDIFKERRVETVFEGNSWNEVVRWYYFNPAKAIAYTAAQRRENYTMTYVPGSTNPKKYTVTYSPAEYYPLSANTLYLPFPEGELVNAPSLKNEPVPFDFSKLVD; translated from the coding sequence ATGCAAGTCAAAATCAAATTTTTAGCAGCTATCGGCGCATTGATGCTTATGCAGGGATGCAGCGAGGACTTCCTCGACCGCCCGCCGCTGGACGCACTTACCTCTGGTAATTTTTATAAAACCGATGCGGAAATTCTGGCAGGTACTGCGCCGCTTTACAATATTGTGTGGTTCGATTTCAATGATAAGGCAAATATGGCTTTTCAGGAAGCCCGCGCGGGTAACCTCAATTCGAACGACCGCACTGCCTACATCAAGCACGCGATCCCGTCGACGGACGTGAATACCCTATTGCCGGGCTACAAATCTTTTTACAAGATCATCGCGCAAAGCAATAACGCTTACAAGGCAATCAAGGAAGCGACCGGGAGCACGGCTTCTGCGGCTGTGAAGGCGCAGGGATTGGGGGAATGCCGCTTCATGCGGGCTACTGCCTACTATTACCTGGTAACCAACTGGGGTGCCGTGCCGATCGTGTACGACAACGTGGCACAGCTTAACGAAGCGCCTGTCCGTAACCGGATTGAAGATGTGTGGAAGCTGGTCATTCAGGATTACCGGTTTGCCGCAGAAAGCCTGCCTGCCACTGCTGATCAGGGAAGGTTGACCAAATATTCTGCCGAGGGAATGCTGGCACGGATGTACCTGATGCGCGCGGGTTTGAACCAGAACGGAACGCGTAACCAGTCGGATCTGGACAGTGCGAAATACTATGCCGGGGATGTGATTACCAAAAGCGGCCGTACACTTGCACCGACTTATGGGGAGCTGTTTGAAAGTGCGAATCACAACGCTTCGAAAAACAACCCGGAAAGTCTTTTCTCACTGCAATGGATGCCGGTAAGTAACCCGTGGGGAGTGAACAACTCGTTCCAGGCATACTTTGCTTACGATGCCAATATTACCACAACCGGCGACGGCTGGGGTGCGGCGCAGGGCCTTTCCGCTGATCTGGTAAAGTATTTTACAGAAAACCCGGCTGATTCGCTTCGCAGAAAGGCGATCGCGATGTTTGATAGTGACGTTTACCCAAACATTCAGAAAGCAACGGGCGGTTTGAAATATGTACGGCCGGCGCAACTTTCGGCCATTAAAAAATACATTGTAGGCTCACCGGCTGACAATGGTGGTTTGGGTGGATTTATGGCGGCCAATATCAATTCCTATATGTTGCGCCTTGCGGAAGTTTACCTGATTTATGCAGACGCAGTGCTGGGCAATGCCGCTACCACTTCCGATGCCAAAGCATTGGAATACTTCAATGCTGTTCGTAAAAGGGCTGGTATGCCAAACAAAACTTCGCTGACTTTCGAGGATATTTTCAAAGAAAGAAGAGTTGAGACTGTGTTTGAAGGTAACTCGTGGAATGAGGTCGTGCGGTGGTACTATTTCAATCCTGCCAAAGCAATCGCTTACACGGCTGCACAGCGCAGGGAAAACTACACGATGACTTATGTGCCGGGTTCTACCAACCCAAAAAAGTACACTGTAACCTATTCGCCGGCTGAATATTATCCGTTATCGGCCAACACGCTTTACCTGCCTTTCCCTGAGGGAGAACTGGTGAACGCACCTTCATTGAAAAACGAGCCGGTACCTTTCGATTTCAGCAAACTAGTTGACTAA
- a CDS encoding glycan-binding surface protein, whose protein sequence is MKLKNILKTALGLCMAAGMLLSFQSCDNDDVDGAPMISNVRLLDPTKADSSLNAAEPGSLIVIQGQNLGSVLKVYFNDFEATFNSALGSNSNVIVTIPANAPTKAVDPAVPNKIRVQTRGGEASYDFVLTAPTPVLSGLYSEFVKPGGTLVINGDYFYNIKSVKVGATNLEVLSANVKQITAKMPATAMSDIVTVEGEFGTVKTGFKVNGSEGGMINFDVPATSWGSEVCWGAAPIMPATDPGAISGKYSRIKQTKLPATGYADAWVFSTCTFDFKLAAGPAADRQFKFEHNIAEPWKAGKYDITIAAGGSEYVYSFQPWNSTEYASTGYQTSGWKTAVIELSEFKNAAGNTITDVSKITDLKVLFNTPDVAIASFNGSVDNFRIVKK, encoded by the coding sequence ATGAAATTAAAAAATATATTGAAAACGGCCCTGGGACTTTGTATGGCGGCAGGAATGCTGCTTTCGTTCCAAAGCTGTGATAATGATGATGTCGACGGTGCCCCTATGATCAGCAACGTCCGTCTGCTCGACCCAACCAAGGCCGATAGTTCGCTGAATGCGGCCGAGCCTGGCAGTCTGATCGTGATCCAGGGCCAAAACCTGGGCAGCGTGTTGAAAGTGTATTTCAATGACTTTGAAGCGACTTTCAATTCTGCATTAGGCAGTAACTCCAATGTGATCGTGACCATACCTGCGAATGCGCCTACCAAGGCTGTGGATCCGGCTGTCCCTAATAAGATCAGGGTGCAGACCAGGGGCGGAGAAGCCAGTTATGATTTTGTACTGACAGCGCCGACGCCGGTTCTTTCGGGTCTGTATTCCGAGTTTGTAAAACCGGGTGGAACGCTGGTAATCAACGGGGATTATTTCTATAATATCAAATCTGTCAAGGTCGGCGCAACCAATCTGGAAGTACTGAGCGCAAATGTGAAACAAATCACGGCGAAAATGCCTGCCACCGCGATGTCGGACATTGTTACTGTGGAAGGAGAGTTTGGGACGGTGAAAACGGGATTCAAAGTGAACGGTTCGGAGGGAGGTATGATCAATTTCGATGTGCCGGCAACCAGCTGGGGCTCGGAAGTATGCTGGGGCGCAGCGCCGATTATGCCGGCTACCGATCCGGGCGCAATATCCGGCAAGTATTCAAGGATCAAACAAACCAAGTTACCCGCAACCGGCTACGCCGACGCCTGGGTTTTCTCAACCTGCACGTTTGACTTCAAGTTAGCCGCCGGCCCGGCCGCAGACAGGCAATTCAAATTCGAGCACAATATTGCTGAGCCCTGGAAAGCAGGTAAATATGACATTACCATCGCGGCAGGCGGCAGTGAATATGTGTATTCGTTCCAGCCGTGGAATTCCACCGAATACGCCTCAACCGGTTATCAGACAAGCGGTTGGAAAACAGCTGTGATCGAGCTCTCGGAGTTCAAGAATGCAGCCGGTAATACGATTACCGATGTGTCTAAAATTACCGATCTGAAAGTCCTTTTCAACACTCCGGACGTAGCGATTGCCTCATTCAACGGCAGTGTTGACAATTTCCGGATTGTGAAGAAGTGA
- a CDS encoding glycoside hydrolase family 44 protein produces MQIRKTSFSRSLAFALFLLTPTLTSAQVDIKIDANAEVKSISPYLYGRNNSFSSTDPNWALPETDLIRLRDAGVRFFRESGGNNSSKYNWRRKLGSHPDWYNNVYFNNWDQTAQALQRHFPDAQGMWAFPLLGYAAKSNAANFADWDYNRSQWWEGVNQNLAGGGEPNSAGTKAKKEGDFNLYLEKWNADSSVALLDHWFGTKGLGLKKENIRYWNMDNEPEIWSGTHDDVMPKQLSPQEFMQRYIELAKKARAKFPDIKLVGPVTANEWQWYNWDGKPVTENGKTYPWLEYFIKSIAEEQQKSNVRLLDVLDIHFYPATKKTEEVGQLHRVYFDRNYIFPEANGVKTINGGYDNNITREYIFARCNDWLTQYLGADHGVTLGLTETGIDESISPTVTAVWYASTMGEFMKNDVEIFTPWSWKAGMWETMHLLSRYNQTHAVKATSADETFISAYPSVNAPRDSMTVVLINRSPDKSRQVRVELGHFLPVLEKAPVYTLSQLPATETFISHTQNALVKSELSVTGNVLDLSLPAMSVTSVLLRGGGAVTGVGQDTEPFQVFPNPTWEKITVKWTDQDFEKIIIGDQGGRQIFEQKLAKAQREIAVTSKLSGGIYLIRLTGVNGRSLVRKIIAH; encoded by the coding sequence ATGCAAATCCGCAAAACTTCCTTTTCACGCTCCCTCGCTTTTGCGTTGTTCCTTTTAACGCCGACGCTCACCTCCGCGCAAGTCGACATTAAAATCGATGCAAATGCGGAGGTGAAATCTATTTCTCCGTATCTCTACGGACGCAACAATTCCTTTTCCTCAACTGATCCTAACTGGGCATTGCCAGAGACTGATCTGATCAGGCTGCGTGATGCGGGTGTGCGGTTTTTTCGGGAGAGCGGGGGGAATAATTCTTCGAAATACAACTGGCGCAGAAAGTTGGGCAGTCACCCGGACTGGTATAACAACGTGTATTTCAACAATTGGGACCAGACTGCACAGGCGCTGCAAAGGCATTTCCCGGATGCGCAGGGCATGTGGGCTTTCCCGCTTTTAGGTTATGCAGCGAAGAGCAATGCAGCCAATTTCGCCGACTGGGACTATAACCGGTCGCAGTGGTGGGAGGGTGTGAACCAGAACCTTGCCGGCGGAGGCGAACCCAATTCAGCCGGGACGAAAGCCAAAAAAGAAGGGGATTTCAACCTTTATCTCGAAAAATGGAATGCCGATTCCTCCGTTGCCCTTCTCGATCATTGGTTTGGCACAAAAGGGTTGGGTTTGAAGAAGGAAAATATCCGTTACTGGAATATGGATAACGAGCCGGAGATCTGGTCGGGGACGCATGATGACGTGATGCCGAAGCAACTTTCCCCGCAGGAATTTATGCAGCGTTACATTGAACTGGCCAAAAAGGCGCGCGCCAAATTTCCCGATATCAAACTCGTCGGCCCGGTGACTGCGAATGAATGGCAATGGTACAACTGGGACGGCAAGCCGGTGACGGAGAACGGAAAAACCTATCCCTGGCTCGAATACTTCATCAAATCCATCGCCGAAGAGCAGCAGAAGAGTAATGTTAGGTTACTCGATGTGCTGGATATTCATTTTTATCCGGCCACTAAAAAAACAGAAGAAGTTGGCCAGTTACACCGGGTGTATTTTGATAGAAATTACATTTTCCCCGAAGCCAATGGTGTGAAAACGATCAATGGTGGCTACGATAACAACATTACGCGCGAATACATTTTTGCCCGCTGTAACGACTGGCTGACCCAATATCTGGGCGCTGATCATGGCGTAACGCTTGGACTGACAGAAACGGGTATTGACGAAAGTATATCCCCGACCGTTACGGCCGTCTGGTATGCGTCTACCATGGGTGAATTCATGAAAAACGACGTCGAGATTTTCACGCCGTGGAGCTGGAAAGCCGGAATGTGGGAAACCATGCATTTGCTGAGCCGCTATAACCAGACGCATGCGGTGAAAGCGACTTCGGCAGACGAAACATTCATATCCGCTTATCCGAGCGTGAATGCGCCCAGGGATTCGATGACTGTGGTGTTGATCAATCGTTCTCCGGATAAAAGTCGACAGGTTCGGGTGGAGCTCGGTCACTTTCTTCCTGTTTTGGAAAAAGCCCCCGTTTATACCTTATCACAGCTTCCCGCTACTGAAACGTTTATTTCTCATACACAAAACGCCCTGGTGAAATCAGAACTCAGCGTAACGGGTAATGTCCTTGATCTGTCGCTTCCGGCGATGTCTGTTACCTCTGTTTTGTTGCGGGGCGGGGGAGCGGTGACCGGCGTCGGGCAGGATACGGAACCTTTCCAGGTTTTTCCCAATCCGACCTGGGAAAAGATCACCGTGAAATGGACAGATCAGGATTTTGAGAAGATCATCATTGGCGATCAGGGCGGCAGGCAGATTTTTGAGCAAAAGCTTGCAAAGGCGCAGCGGGAAATAGCTGTTACCAGCAAATTAAGCGGCGGTATTTATCTCATTCGCCTTACCGGCGTAAATGGCCGCTCCCTTGTAAGAAAAATTATCGCCCATTAA
- a CDS encoding TIM-barrel domain-containing protein — protein MYNSTFFSKKLFILLFLLGLTGFQTIAQQSKLVNDPVDISGDFRDFSNTLFFADSLAAFDPATGQGKIKWKRHEPFSAHNFDNSMLGYKRSYSNEFPSIEYAQDPVLPFSVEFTSPRTVRIRAHTGAQGPSGDPSLMLVKNPLKDDSWKYKKISGGHEYTNVHGSVTVYENPWKILIRDASGRVLTQTRGQADGKSSYTPTLPFSFVRRASDYSRSVAAVFSISPDEKIFGCGESFTRLDKNGQKIVLWTHDPNGVETQTMYKPIPFYMSSRGYGMFMHTTSPITCDFGATYGESNAMQIGDENLDLFVFLGQPKAILDEYTNLTGKASMPPLWSFGLWMSRITYFSEQDGRNVAAKLRENRIPSDVIHFDTGWFETDWRCDYRFAPSRFKDPEGMIADLKKQGFRTSLWQLPYFVPKNSLYPEITSKGLAVKNANGTVPYEDAVLDFSNPNTIKWYEDKIGGLLKMGVSAIKVDFGEAAPLSGVYASGRTGFYEHNLYPLRYNKIVSELTRKLTGENIIWARSTWAGSQRYPIHWGGDAETTNKGMEAQLRGGLSLGLSGFTFWSHDIGGFTMKTPEDLYRRWLPMGLLCSHTRTHGQAPKEPWEYGEDFQDYFRKAVEMKYKLMPYIYTQSKLASEKGLPMVRALLVEFPEDPGAWLVDNAYMLGSDILVAPLFEAGESRQVYLPKGKWVDYQTRKSYEGGWHNIAAGELEVVMLVREGAILPHVKVAQSTDQIDWKNIELVSFSGDKAKTTIKLFLPGESVVRDVPVTKKGNKYVISADSEKISVR, from the coding sequence ATGTACAATTCCACATTTTTTTCAAAAAAGCTTTTCATACTATTGTTCCTGCTTGGTCTTACGGGTTTTCAAACCATTGCCCAGCAAAGCAAGCTGGTGAACGATCCGGTCGATATCAGCGGCGATTTCCGTGATTTTTCGAACACCCTGTTTTTTGCCGACAGTCTGGCTGCATTCGATCCTGCAACCGGGCAGGGAAAAATCAAATGGAAGCGGCATGAGCCATTTTCTGCCCATAATTTTGATAACTCCATGCTTGGTTACAAGCGGTCGTACAGCAATGAATTTCCTTCCATTGAATATGCACAGGATCCTGTTTTGCCTTTTTCGGTGGAATTTACATCTCCGCGTACGGTGCGCATTCGTGCTCATACAGGGGCGCAGGGGCCTTCGGGTGACCCTTCGCTCATGCTTGTTAAAAACCCTTTGAAAGATGATTCCTGGAAGTATAAGAAAATTAGCGGTGGCCATGAATACACGAATGTGCACGGATCTGTTACTGTTTATGAGAATCCCTGGAAGATTTTGATCCGTGATGCAAGCGGGAGAGTTTTGACGCAGACGCGCGGGCAGGCGGATGGCAAATCTTCTTACACACCTACTTTGCCTTTCTCTTTTGTTCGCCGGGCTTCGGATTATTCGCGGAGCGTAGCTGCGGTATTTTCGATTTCACCGGATGAAAAGATTTTTGGCTGCGGCGAGTCATTTACGCGGCTGGATAAGAATGGTCAGAAAATCGTTTTGTGGACGCATGATCCGAATGGCGTGGAAACGCAAACCATGTACAAACCCATTCCATTTTACATGAGCTCTCGTGGTTACGGCATGTTTATGCACACCACTTCGCCTATTACCTGCGATTTCGGGGCGACTTATGGGGAATCCAATGCGATGCAAATTGGGGACGAGAACCTGGATTTGTTTGTTTTTCTTGGTCAGCCGAAAGCTATTCTGGACGAATACACCAACCTGACGGGCAAAGCTTCGATGCCCCCATTATGGTCGTTTGGACTGTGGATGAGCCGCATTACCTATTTTTCCGAGCAGGACGGGCGTAATGTGGCCGCCAAACTGCGCGAAAACCGCATTCCTTCCGACGTGATCCATTTCGATACGGGCTGGTTTGAGACCGACTGGCGCTGCGATTACCGTTTCGCCCCGAGCCGCTTCAAAGATCCGGAAGGTATGATCGCCGATTTGAAGAAACAGGGTTTCCGGACTTCGCTCTGGCAGCTACCCTATTTTGTTCCTAAAAACAGTCTGTACCCTGAAATTACCTCGAAAGGTCTGGCTGTAAAGAATGCAAACGGAACGGTTCCTTATGAAGATGCGGTGCTTGATTTTTCCAATCCGAATACCATTAAATGGTATGAAGACAAAATCGGCGGGCTGCTCAAAATGGGTGTTTCGGCCATAAAAGTCGACTTTGGCGAAGCTGCGCCACTTTCGGGGGTGTATGCTTCCGGTCGCACGGGTTTTTATGAACATAACCTGTATCCCTTGCGGTACAACAAGATCGTTTCGGAACTGACCCGTAAGCTGACGGGAGAAAATATCATCTGGGCGCGCAGCACCTGGGCGGGCAGCCAGCGTTACCCGATCCATTGGGGCGGCGACGCGGAAACCACCAACAAGGGAATGGAAGCACAATTGCGCGGCGGCTTGTCGCTTGGACTTTCCGGATTTACCTTTTGGAGCCATGATATCGGCGGTTTTACTATGAAAACGCCCGAAGATTTGTATCGCCGCTGGCTGCCGATGGGCTTGCTCTGCTCGCATACCCGCACACACGGACAGGCGCCCAAAGAACCCTGGGAATATGGTGAAGATTTTCAGGATTATTTCAGAAAGGCCGTGGAAATGAAGTATAAGCTCATGCCTTACATTTATACCCAGTCCAAACTTGCGTCGGAAAAAGGCTTGCCGATGGTGCGGGCACTGCTGGTTGAGTTTCCTGAAGACCCTGGGGCGTGGCTAGTGGATAATGCGTATATGCTCGGATCGGACATACTCGTTGCGCCGCTTTTTGAGGCTGGGGAAAGCCGCCAGGTGTATTTGCCAAAAGGAAAATGGGTAGACTATCAAACCCGCAAATCGTACGAGGGCGGCTGGCACAATATTGCCGCTGGTGAGCTGGAAGTGGTAATGCTGGTGCGCGAAGGCGCAATACTCCCGCACGTCAAAGTAGCCCAGTCGACGGATCAGATCGATTGGAAAAACATTGAGTTGGTCAGTTTCAGCGGAGATAAAGCGAAAACGACTATCAAGCTTTTCCTGCCGGGCGAAAGCGTGGTAAGGGATGTACCGGTGACCAAAAAGGGAAATAAATACGTCATAAGTGCCGATTCTGAAAAAATCAGTGTCAGGTAA